Proteins encoded together in one Ferroglobus placidus DSM 10642 window:
- a CDS encoding TIGR00288 family NYN domain-containing protein — protein MAIKQKIGIQRIKEYLSARKEGRKKIGVLVDGPNMLRKEFNLNLKEIREILDSYGDVKIAKVFINQYAGEKLVEAIENQGFEPVVTSGDVDVKMAVEAMEIIYNDSIDVLALVTRDADFKAVLQKAMEKGKETIIIGAEPGFSAALKNAADIAICLNEDEE, from the coding sequence ATGGCAATTAAGCAAAAGATTGGTATTCAGAGAATTAAAGAGTACCTCTCAGCAAGGAAAGAGGGGAGGAAGAAAATAGGAGTTCTCGTCGACGGACCGAACATGCTCAGAAAGGAGTTCAATTTGAATCTCAAAGAAATCAGAGAAATCCTCGATAGCTACGGGGATGTGAAAATTGCGAAGGTCTTCATAAACCAATACGCTGGAGAGAAACTCGTTGAGGCTATAGAGAATCAGGGATTCGAGCCGGTCGTTACTTCAGGAGACGTGGACGTCAAGATGGCGGTTGAAGCTATGGAGATAATATACAACGACTCGATAGACGTTCTCGCTCTCGTTACAAGAGACGCTGACTTTAAAGCTGTGCTTCAAAAAGCGATGGAGAAGGGAAAGGAGACGATAATTATCGGAGCGGAGCCGGGATTTTCGGCAGCTTTAAAAAATGCTGCCGACATCGCCATATGCTTGAATGAGGACGAGGAATGA
- a CDS encoding molybdenum cofactor biosynthesis protein MoaE encodes MKVFKVSEVGEDLRKLGRLAVLRKEGEKIIVEGDGEKFEMKNDLKRALSALASMGYEFAALLNLEGEIGVPIKEVKRAEEILKLEDFETLESIVEKLKRRGEKCGAIGIFVGFVREINEGKRVLKLEYERFDEMYFEKLREIEERIEKFDGVYGVKIYHKIGEVLPREDIVYVAVMSDHRKNLWDALIEAVESFKKELPVWKKEVYEDGEIWAHDRDLKKRD; translated from the coding sequence ATGAAGGTGTTCAAAGTTTCCGAAGTTGGGGAAGATTTGAGGAAACTCGGTAGGCTTGCGGTTCTGAGAAAGGAGGGGGAAAAGATAATCGTCGAAGGGGATGGCGAGAAGTTCGAGATGAAAAACGACTTGAAAAGAGCTTTATCAGCTTTAGCATCGATGGGCTACGAGTTTGCTGCTCTCCTGAACCTGGAAGGAGAGATAGGCGTTCCCATAAAAGAGGTGAAAAGAGCTGAGGAAATTTTAAAGCTTGAGGATTTCGAAACTTTGGAAAGCATAGTGGAAAAGCTGAAGAGGAGAGGGGAAAAGTGCGGAGCCATCGGAATTTTTGTGGGTTTCGTCAGAGAAATAAACGAGGGAAAGAGGGTTCTCAAACTCGAATACGAGAGGTTCGATGAAATGTACTTCGAAAAGCTTAGAGAAATAGAGGAGAGGATTGAAAAATTCGACGGGGTTTACGGAGTTAAAATCTACCACAAAATCGGAGAAGTTTTGCCGAGGGAGGATATAGTTTACGTGGCTGTAATGAGCGATCACAGGAAGAATCTGTGGGACGCTTTGATTGAAGCGGTTGAAAGCTTTAAAAAAGAGCTTCCCGTTTGGAAGAAAGAGGTTTACGAAGACGGGGAAATCTGGGCTCACGATAGGGATTTAAAGAAGAGAGATTAG
- a CDS encoding ATP-grasp domain-containing protein translates to MKKLFIFEFATCLGELPDSIAVEGLAMFKSMLNFSKYYSLVSGVKKEFQSVFPFPSKSFEDCLKEADAALIVAPENDFILYELTKKVEEFGVENLGAESEAVKVTSDKYELYKRLRKVVKMPKTSLSKLEGKYVVKPRVSCGGENIRIGGEVPENFVAQKFVEGKPISASYLATDDVTLLSVNEQILENFEYRGAVVPFEVDEDLKEEIEEIGCRVVEKIKGLKGYFGVDFVLGEELYLIEVNARLTTPSILFEFSYGKSLADMMEEFKKEGKVSVKKLGRFKLYKGSGEGYVTYKNYAIKVKRL, encoded by the coding sequence ATGAAAAAGCTCTTCATTTTTGAATTTGCTACCTGCTTGGGAGAGCTTCCGGACAGCATCGCTGTTGAAGGTTTAGCAATGTTCAAATCCATGCTCAACTTTTCCAAGTATTACTCCCTCGTGAGTGGGGTAAAGAAGGAGTTTCAGTCAGTTTTTCCCTTTCCCTCAAAATCCTTTGAAGATTGCCTAAAAGAAGCTGATGCTGCTTTAATTGTAGCTCCGGAAAACGATTTTATTCTCTACGAGTTAACGAAAAAGGTTGAGGAATTTGGCGTTGAGAACCTTGGAGCTGAAAGTGAAGCTGTGAAAGTTACCTCCGACAAGTACGAGCTTTACAAAAGGCTGAGAAAAGTCGTGAAAATGCCAAAAACGTCTTTGAGCAAATTAGAGGGGAAGTACGTTGTTAAGCCGAGAGTTTCGTGCGGTGGAGAAAACATAAGGATTGGAGGAGAAGTTCCAGAAAACTTCGTAGCTCAAAAGTTCGTTGAGGGAAAGCCGATAAGCGCGAGTTACTTGGCTACGGACGACGTTACCCTTCTGAGCGTTAACGAGCAAATTCTCGAAAACTTCGAGTACAGAGGTGCTGTCGTTCCCTTCGAAGTTGATGAAGATTTAAAGGAGGAGATCGAGGAGATCGGTTGCAGAGTTGTGGAAAAGATAAAAGGCTTGAAGGGTTACTTCGGAGTTGATTTCGTTCTCGGAGAGGAGCTGTATCTCATAGAGGTTAACGCAAGACTCACGACTCCTTCAATTCTCTTCGAGTTCTCCTACGGAAAAAGTCTCGCTGACATGATGGAAGAGTTCAAAAAAGAGGGAAAGGTAAGTGTTAAGAAACTTGGGAGGTTTAAGCTCTACAAGGGAAGTGGAGAAGGATACGTGACTTACAAGAACTACGCTATAAAGGTGAAGAGGCTATGA
- a CDS encoding GNAT family N-acetyltransferase encodes MEAKLELFRVRQRREEVVDRKGEKVVIREYDHEKDFEKLVQMYETFSPENRCLGLPPTTRKAIEAWVGFLAKRGYNIVAEKDGRIIGHAAVIPTEDGRKVDLTIFVHQDYQDRGIGQELLKRIIEICRKNGFEGIMLVTERTNRRAIHVYKKFGFKVVNPEYEYDMYLDLRKTRS; translated from the coding sequence GTGGAAGCGAAGCTCGAACTTTTCAGAGTCAGGCAGAGGAGAGAGGAAGTAGTCGACAGAAAAGGTGAAAAAGTAGTAATTAGAGAGTACGATCACGAGAAAGATTTTGAGAAGCTCGTTCAAATGTACGAGACGTTCTCTCCGGAAAACAGATGTCTGGGTTTGCCGCCGACAACAAGAAAGGCTATAGAGGCTTGGGTGGGCTTTCTCGCAAAAAGGGGATACAACATCGTAGCAGAAAAGGACGGGAGAATCATCGGTCACGCAGCGGTCATCCCAACTGAAGACGGAAGAAAAGTAGATCTCACCATTTTCGTTCATCAGGATTACCAAGACAGAGGAATAGGGCAGGAGCTTTTGAAGAGAATAATTGAGATATGCAGGAAAAACGGGTTCGAAGGAATAATGCTCGTAACGGAGAGAACGAACAGAAGAGCGATACACGTCTACAAAAAATTCGGTTTTAAAGTTGTAAACCCCGAGTACGAGTACGATATGTATCTCGATCTCAGAAAAACTCGCTCTTAA
- a CDS encoding metallophosphoesterase — MRLLCLSDTHCEKLEDLPKKVLDLMDEVDLVVHAGDFTSLSLYEEIERRKEIFAVRGNADDEELKKLLPEEVTFEVEGVRFGVVHRGNYLNEFYDLGYKAKELGVKVLVFGHVHRFVLQQFGDVIVLCPGSPTQPRLSVASCAVLKVENGKVNVEFVIADEVACGMDVRLKT; from the coding sequence ATGAGGCTGCTTTGCTTGTCTGACACGCACTGCGAAAAACTCGAGGATTTGCCCAAGAAAGTCTTAGATTTAATGGACGAAGTCGACTTAGTCGTTCATGCCGGAGATTTCACTTCTCTCTCCTTATACGAGGAAATAGAAAGGAGGAAAGAAATCTTCGCCGTTCGAGGCAATGCAGATGACGAGGAGTTGAAAAAGCTGCTTCCGGAGGAGGTTACTTTTGAAGTAGAGGGTGTTAGGTTTGGAGTTGTGCATAGGGGAAATTACCTTAACGAGTTTTACGACCTCGGATACAAAGCAAAAGAGCTTGGGGTGAAAGTCCTCGTCTTCGGACACGTTCACAGATTCGTCCTTCAGCAGTTCGGCGACGTTATCGTCCTCTGCCCCGGAAGTCCAACTCAGCCGAGGCTTTCGGTGGCGAGCTGTGCGGTTTTGAAAGTCGAAAACGGAAAAGTTAACGTGGAGTTCGTTATAGCCGATGAAGTTGCATGCGGAATGGATGTGAGGTTGAAAACATGA
- a CDS encoding DUF2103 domain-containing protein, with amino-acid sequence MRCKNCGNRLLSKTSFCLYCGERNAYGCGAYLENEKLKLVFIGEDVETLAFKVYDDEVSLRNLFEICAERIHERRVDRVVVSGERKDFVASMISKFALSDLEVLVTDDMNFDEFVGKLVEFFKRVRKIKKVYVDPEEKISGAHSTIIGGREGFNLIMKLARSPYVKKVVPGVIENKGTSQGGVRIKLTRSDDRGNIRALLIHGAAVQQIYVITTASNKEEGEVVLKELISLL; translated from the coding sequence ATGAGGTGTAAAAACTGCGGAAACAGGTTGTTGAGTAAAACCTCTTTTTGTTTGTATTGCGGAGAAAGAAACGCTTACGGCTGCGGAGCATACCTTGAGAACGAGAAGTTGAAGCTCGTTTTTATTGGGGAAGATGTAGAAACTCTCGCTTTCAAAGTTTACGACGACGAAGTCTCCCTCAGAAACCTCTTCGAAATCTGCGCCGAAAGAATTCACGAGAGGAGAGTGGACAGAGTCGTTGTTTCTGGAGAGAGGAAAGATTTCGTCGCTTCGATGATTTCCAAGTTTGCTCTGAGCGATTTGGAAGTCCTCGTAACTGACGACATGAATTTTGACGAATTCGTGGGAAAGCTCGTCGAGTTTTTCAAGAGAGTTCGCAAGATCAAAAAAGTCTACGTCGATCCGGAGGAGAAGATCAGCGGCGCTCATTCTACAATAATTGGTGGGAGAGAGGGGTTTAATTTGATCATGAAGCTCGCGAGGTCTCCCTACGTTAAAAAGGTAGTTCCGGGGGTTATCGAGAACAAGGGAACATCTCAGGGAGGAGTTAGGATCAAGTTAACGAGGAGCGACGATAGAGGGAACATAAGAGCTCTGCTGATTCACGGGGCAGCGGTGCAGCAGATCTACGTAATAACAACAGCCTCGAACAAAGAAGAAGGAGAAGTCGTTTTGAAGGAACTAATCTCTCTTCTTTAA
- a CDS encoding 2-isopropylmalate synthase has product MRKVSVYDTTLRDGEQTPGISFPLNYKIQIAKQLDKLGVDYIEAGFPAATKGEFEAVKEIVKLGLNSKISALARLVKEDIDVAMKTDVDMIHIFVPTSKIQVEHTIKKDREEIIQEAVRYVEYIKDHGFECMFSAMDATRTEVDYLKRIYKAVEEAGVDIINVPDTVGVATPFSMYELIKELKEHLKVPVDVHCHNDFGLATANTYAAVKAGADEVQVTVNGIGERAGNACLAEVVMALHALEGIKTNIRTEYLVETSRLVERLSGIKLPPNTPIVGENAFAHESGIHAHGVLKHAATFEPGVITPEMVGHKRRIVIGKHAGRHQIKKILEDAGYAVDEETLTKITEKIKEIGDKGKKVTDLDVITIAEVIMGELSKEERVINIDEATILTGNKITPTAVINAIIDGKKKVTSAIGVGPVDAALKAVAELVGEDVKITEFKMDAISGGSDAIAEVYVTVEDKEGRSFTAKGASTDIVMASIEAVISAVNYLLRMRRKNA; this is encoded by the coding sequence ATGCGAAAAGTATCAGTATACGACACCACACTGCGAGACGGAGAACAAACTCCCGGAATTTCCTTCCCGCTAAATTACAAAATTCAGATAGCGAAGCAGCTGGACAAGCTCGGTGTGGATTACATAGAAGCTGGTTTTCCCGCTGCAACTAAGGGAGAGTTTGAGGCTGTGAAAGAAATTGTTAAGCTCGGACTAAATTCCAAGATAAGCGCTTTGGCGAGGCTCGTTAAAGAGGATATAGATGTGGCGATGAAAACTGATGTTGATATGATCCACATCTTCGTCCCAACGTCAAAAATTCAGGTTGAACACACGATAAAAAAGGATAGAGAGGAGATAATTCAAGAAGCTGTCAGATACGTCGAGTACATAAAAGATCACGGTTTCGAATGCATGTTTTCGGCAATGGATGCAACGAGAACGGAAGTGGATTACCTCAAGAGGATTTACAAAGCCGTGGAAGAAGCTGGAGTGGACATAATAAACGTTCCAGACACCGTCGGCGTGGCAACGCCTTTCAGCATGTACGAACTGATAAAGGAGCTAAAAGAGCATCTGAAAGTCCCCGTCGACGTTCATTGCCACAACGACTTTGGATTAGCCACAGCCAATACTTACGCGGCAGTGAAAGCTGGAGCCGATGAGGTGCAGGTTACCGTGAACGGGATTGGAGAGAGAGCCGGAAACGCCTGCTTGGCTGAAGTTGTCATGGCCTTACATGCTTTGGAGGGAATCAAGACGAACATAAGAACGGAATACTTGGTTGAGACGTCAAGACTCGTGGAGAGGTTATCGGGAATTAAACTCCCCCCCAACACTCCGATAGTTGGAGAAAATGCTTTTGCTCACGAAAGCGGAATTCACGCTCACGGTGTTTTAAAGCACGCAGCTACTTTTGAACCGGGAGTTATCACTCCCGAGATGGTGGGGCATAAGAGGAGAATAGTCATAGGGAAGCACGCCGGAAGGCATCAGATAAAGAAAATTCTGGAAGATGCCGGATATGCCGTGGACGAGGAAACGCTGACGAAGATAACCGAGAAGATCAAGGAGATAGGAGATAAGGGGAAGAAGGTGACGGATCTCGACGTCATAACCATAGCCGAAGTTATAATGGGAGAGCTGAGTAAAGAGGAGAGGGTGATAAACATAGACGAAGCCACGATTCTAACGGGGAACAAGATAACTCCTACAGCCGTAATAAACGCGATAATAGATGGAAAGAAGAAAGTTACGTCGGCAATAGGCGTTGGTCCGGTTGATGCGGCTTTGAAAGCTGTGGCTGAGCTCGTGGGTGAGGACGTGAAAATTACCGAGTTCAAAATGGATGCGATAAGCGGAGGAAGCGATGCGATAGCTGAGGTTTACGTGACAGTCGAGGATAAAGAAGGAAGAAGCTTCACAGCTAAAGGAGCGAGCACGGACATAGTCATGGCGAGCATCGAGGCGGTGATAAGTGCCGTGAACTACCTTTTAAGAATGAGGAGAAAGAATGCTTGA
- a CDS encoding cobalt-precorrin-5B (C(1))-methyltransferase, whose translation MRDPIELYRYPEDWVKKAAESEGLKSVREKIKSGLYILSKDGWIRRGITTATTASAAIVGAIASTKGESKYVEVSTPAGINVSVKVKAENGRCVAKKFAGDHAFDRTDGIEIVARVMEEDGIRFGRGIGVKNGKKAVSENAKKQIEENFKRACKEFDFKGGVEVEIPEGEKLCKITGNERVGIRGGISLLGSTGFVEPWCEKLVRTKAEILKQYDRVAITTGREGFRYALKNFNNFQPFVFGVYIDEALKNARGEVIIVGKPALLVKWAVPELRGRLIGDEDVSKYRRKVIEKAKELNENVVDVVLI comes from the coding sequence ATGCGAGACCCTATAGAGCTGTATCGCTATCCGGAAGATTGGGTGAAAAAAGCCGCTGAGAGTGAGGGTTTGAAGAGCGTTAGGGAGAAAATAAAAAGCGGGCTTTACATACTCTCTAAAGACGGTTGGATCAGAAGGGGAATTACTACGGCAACAACGGCTTCAGCTGCGATAGTTGGGGCTATAGCGTCAACGAAAGGTGAAAGTAAATATGTGGAAGTTTCAACTCCCGCTGGAATAAACGTCAGCGTTAAAGTTAAAGCCGAGAACGGAAGATGCGTCGCTAAAAAATTCGCCGGGGATCACGCTTTCGACAGAACGGATGGTATAGAGATTGTTGCGAGAGTTATGGAAGAAGATGGAATACGTTTCGGCAGGGGGATTGGCGTAAAAAACGGAAAGAAGGCTGTTAGCGAGAATGCTAAAAAGCAGATTGAAGAAAATTTTAAGAGAGCTTGCAAAGAGTTCGATTTTAAAGGGGGAGTGGAAGTGGAAATTCCCGAAGGGGAGAAGCTCTGCAAAATTACCGGGAACGAGAGGGTTGGAATTAGAGGTGGAATATCTTTGCTCGGCTCCACCGGCTTCGTCGAACCTTGGTGCGAAAAACTCGTTAGAACGAAAGCCGAGATATTGAAGCAATACGATAGAGTTGCGATAACAACTGGCAGAGAGGGGTTCAGATACGCTTTAAAGAACTTCAACAATTTTCAACCCTTCGTCTTCGGAGTTTACATCGACGAAGCTTTAAAAAATGCGAGAGGAGAAGTTATCATAGTTGGAAAACCGGCTTTACTCGTTAAATGGGCTGTTCCCGAGCTTAGGGGAAGGTTAATTGGAGACGAAGACGTTTCGAAGTATAGGAGAAAAGTTATTGAGAAGGCTAAAGAGTTAAATGAGAATGTCGTAGATGTCGTGCTGATCTGA
- a CDS encoding ferritin family protein, producing the protein MASDEKVLARLLARAYIVEIVESQIISEVLSYIFEDEIWDRLFRIIVDNELHRLEIERIVRELNYDVSKFREYAEINFTTERCKDFSEELVPQIMEEIIKLERWMKKYYEKLSELTDDENVREKIRKLVEWEEKHIKLLEDLKSEFF; encoded by the coding sequence ATGGCATCTGATGAAAAAGTCCTTGCTCGACTTCTTGCAAGAGCGTATATCGTTGAAATAGTGGAATCCCAGATAATTTCAGAAGTTCTATCTTACATCTTCGAAGACGAAATCTGGGATCGTCTGTTCAGAATCATCGTGGATAACGAGTTGCATAGACTTGAGATTGAGAGAATCGTGAGAGAGCTAAATTACGATGTGAGCAAGTTTAGGGAGTATGCTGAGATAAATTTCACGACAGAGAGGTGTAAAGACTTTTCGGAAGAATTGGTTCCTCAAATAATGGAGGAAATAATTAAATTGGAAAGGTGGATGAAGAAGTACTACGAAAAGTTGAGCGAGCTTACCGATGACGAAAACGTGAGGGAAAAGATTAGAAAACTTGTTGAATGGGAAGAAAAACACATTAAACTTCTCGAAGACCTTAAGAGCGAGTTTTTCTGA
- a CDS encoding dolichyl-phosphate beta-glucosyltransferase, with product MISIIFPAHNEAEKIEEAVLRTAEEAKKLGLDFEIIIAEDGSTDGTDKIASKLAETYDFVKHLHSDERLGRGEALRRALKESRGEVIIYMDADLSTDISHLKDLIDNIRDYDIVIGSRLLKESDAKRPLSREIPSRVYNFLVRLLLKSSIRDHQCGFKALRREVAEDLFFKVKDNHWFFDTELLILAQRKGYRIKEIPVKWRHEENSKVKLLKDSFYMLKNIIRLMG from the coding sequence ATGATATCGATAATATTTCCAGCCCACAACGAGGCTGAAAAGATAGAGGAAGCGGTTTTAAGAACTGCCGAAGAAGCGAAAAAGCTCGGATTGGATTTCGAAATAATCATAGCCGAAGACGGTTCTACGGACGGGACGGATAAGATAGCCTCGAAGCTTGCCGAAACCTACGATTTCGTAAAGCACCTCCACAGCGACGAAAGGCTCGGAAGAGGAGAGGCTTTGAGGAGAGCGCTGAAAGAGTCGAGAGGGGAAGTGATAATTTACATGGACGCAGACTTATCTACCGACATTTCTCATTTAAAGGACTTAATCGACAACATAAGAGATTACGACATAGTGATCGGATCAAGGCTATTGAAAGAGAGCGACGCTAAAAGACCTCTCTCTCGAGAAATTCCTTCGAGGGTTTACAACTTCCTCGTTAGGCTTCTTCTGAAATCGAGTATAAGGGATCACCAATGCGGTTTCAAAGCTTTAAGGAGAGAGGTGGCTGAAGATTTATTCTTCAAAGTTAAAGACAACCACTGGTTCTTCGACACGGAACTGCTGATACTCGCTCAGAGGAAGGGTTATCGGATAAAGGAGATTCCGGTAAAATGGAGGCACGAGGAGAACTCAAAAGTTAAGCTTTTGAAGGATAGCTTTTACATGCTCAAAAACATAATCAGATTGATGGGATGA
- a CDS encoding cobalt-precorrin-7 (C(5))-methyltransferase, with protein MLYVVGVGAAKGYLTDRAKEIISKAEVVYGSERAIEYAKEFIRGEIRVLKKFGKDVYEEIEREAKDKKVVVLSTGDPMVSGLGKKINGIVEPGISSVQLALAKLRVDLCEVVVVDSHGKDSYDEIEKALEFRGKVLVLADKNFDLSKVKGRVIVLENLGLEDERVGEDIKSDLAIVYVER; from the coding sequence ATGCTTTACGTAGTCGGAGTTGGGGCAGCAAAGGGGTACTTGACGGACAGAGCCAAGGAGATAATATCGAAAGCTGAAGTAGTTTACGGAAGCGAAAGAGCGATTGAGTACGCGAAGGAATTTATAAGGGGAGAGATTAGGGTTCTGAAAAAATTCGGAAAGGATGTTTACGAGGAAATAGAGAGGGAAGCTAAAGATAAGAAAGTCGTCGTTCTTTCAACCGGCGATCCGATGGTTTCCGGGTTGGGAAAGAAGATTAACGGAATTGTTGAGCCGGGAATAAGCAGCGTCCAGCTCGCTTTAGCAAAGCTAAGGGTTGATTTGTGCGAGGTTGTAGTAGTGGATTCCCACGGAAAAGACAGCTACGACGAAATAGAGAAAGCTCTGGAGTTCAGAGGAAAGGTTTTGGTTTTGGCTGACAAAAATTTCGATCTGAGCAAAGTTAAGGGTAGAGTTATCGTTCTCGAAAATCTCGGATTGGAGGACGAAAGAGTTGGAGAGGATATAAAAAGCGACCTCGCTATAGTTTACGTGGAGAGGTGA
- a CDS encoding TatD family hydrolase, with protein sequence MLELVDIHCHIDFSNFNGDRKEVILRALREGVISIINSGYDYKSNERTLLISESFEDVYATLGLSPNRIHVDDYRVVVDQIRDNVDKIVGIGEVGLDLLKAKASLEEQKKVFRHFLSLAEELNKPIVIHARKAESLAFDLVKNYDVVAVFHCYSGSEAVMKNIEDAGHYISLSTLVCFSEKHKKLAEKVGLDNLLLETDSPFLSPFRGRNEPKNVIYAAKAVAEAKGLELAEVADATTRNAQKVFKV encoded by the coding sequence ATGCTTGAACTCGTCGATATTCACTGCCACATCGATTTCAGCAACTTCAACGGAGATAGAAAGGAAGTAATTCTTAGAGCGCTGAGAGAGGGGGTAATTTCCATAATAAACTCGGGATACGATTACAAATCGAACGAGAGAACCTTGCTTATTTCGGAAAGCTTTGAGGACGTTTACGCAACCCTCGGCTTGAGTCCGAACAGAATTCACGTCGACGATTACAGAGTTGTTGTCGATCAGATAAGGGATAACGTGGACAAAATCGTGGGAATTGGAGAAGTCGGTTTGGATTTACTAAAAGCTAAAGCGAGTTTGGAGGAACAAAAAAAAGTTTTTAGGCATTTTCTTTCCTTAGCTGAAGAGTTGAACAAGCCGATCGTTATTCATGCGAGAAAAGCAGAAAGCTTAGCTTTCGATTTGGTAAAGAACTACGACGTCGTTGCCGTGTTTCACTGCTACAGCGGAAGTGAGGCTGTGATGAAGAATATCGAAGATGCAGGACATTACATTTCTCTCTCAACTCTCGTATGCTTTTCGGAAAAACACAAAAAGCTTGCTGAAAAAGTGGGTCTAGATAACTTACTTCTTGAGACTGACAGCCCTTTCCTTTCACCTTTCAGGGGAAGAAACGAGCCGAAAAACGTAATCTACGCAGCTAAGGCTGTGGCTGAAGCAAAGGGCTTAGAACTGGCTGAAGTTGCAGACGCTACAACGAGAAATGCGCAAAAAGTTTTTAAGGTTTGA